A genomic stretch from Lepisosteus oculatus isolate fLepOcu1 chromosome 7, fLepOcu1.hap2, whole genome shotgun sequence includes:
- the LOC138240758 gene encoding uncharacterized protein yields the protein METEAFYGKRRGASAAPASKERRPVLQKNTARAKRSTTRTVKKKVAVGLCSRPLARVPTCRSSTCVETFRQQREQYDALLGRIGRLETLLKMQRKETVCSSSQTVEQLSPEKCLSPPRRLQCLAEALPPAEHTPPQDTPSRPLSSPPRRNLLMLSPPSVSPQEAQRNSQTPVRRIILPDVQLLPITQEMEGGLYLQCICIDGKARADRYAALVFRNLVTFEIYWGWTTSVNFDGSRGKSALPCNLRETISTMVNRRFSTLIAYDWKIIRDRINEMLRRRRRSFPLV from the exons ATGGAGACCGAggccttttacgggaagagacggggtgcttctgccgccccagcttccaaagagcgaagg cctgttcttcaaaaaaacaccgcacgggcgaaacgatctaccaccaggacagtaaaaaagaaagtg gccgtgggtctctgctctcggccactggccagggtgccaacctgtagaagcagcacctgtgtggagacatttcggcagcagcgggagcagtacgatgcattactggggaggattgggaggctagagacactcctgaaaatgcagaggaaggagacagtatgttccagcagtcaaacagttgagcagctgtctcccgaaaagtgcctctccccgccgcgcaggttgcaatgcctggcggaagctctgccccccgcagagcacacaccgcctcaggacactccatcccggcctctcagttcaccaccgcgcaggaatctgttgatgttGTCCCCGCCGTCtgtctccccccaggaagcacagcggaattcacagacgccagtgagacgaataattctcccagatgtccaactgctacccatcacccaggagatggagggggggttgtacttgcagtgcatctgcatagacgggaaagcaagagccgaccgctacgccgccctcgtgtttcgaaatcttgtgacttttgaaatttactgggggtggaccacgtctgtaaatttcgatgggtccagaggcaaaagtgccttgccttgcaatctccgggaaaccattagtacgatggtgaatcggagattctcaacccttattgcgtacgactggaaaataattcgtgatcggatcaacgaaatgcttcgtaggaggaggcggtcttttcctcttgtctaa